A genome region from Baekduia alba includes the following:
- a CDS encoding sensor domain-containing diguanylate cyclase, whose translation MSRSARRLLLLFAACMVVVLVLLPVEQGARWGEVAAALGLLFGAGGGLASTARAGSERRGVSIASLAALLIAIALLRDGVGANAGFGPLIFLPVLWAALERRRGELLLVLVGVACVYFLPLLLSGDHYPVSTWRGGTLMLVVSAAVGFAIIGLVDHVREEGSRSLAILDAMSEGFALTRDGEIVQVNPALCAITGFRADELLGQRPPFAFWPPGSHEANAATLKRIVDAGGGAFGIELVRADGTLFPAEISAIPTDIGDESRCFLNTVRDVTELRHHEAAQRRHAEQLAAITDVIREIGHCDPLEARPTICRTALALCDGAHAVSLWELEDHGALITTATLPETTAPYRVEAHARDHGAHVVMTTGQPLFVPDARESPHCDRRIIELLGAASVLFMPIADRTGVRGALAVSWPAARAEATDGDLLLVGVLAGEAAIAMQRADLLGRLDELTRTDELTGLPNRRAWDELLTHELALTERHGGAVSVAMLDLDFFKRYNDEHGHLAGDRLLRAAAAAWQSMLRTTDILARWGGEEFALMLPGCDGAGAAALIERLRGTLPDGVTFSAGVATSDGRTAPRALVDAADQALYLAKAGGRDRVVVG comes from the coding sequence ATGTCGCGTTCAGCCCGACGGCTCCTCCTCTTGTTCGCCGCCTGCATGGTGGTGGTCCTGGTGCTGCTCCCGGTCGAGCAGGGCGCCCGCTGGGGCGAGGTCGCCGCCGCGCTCGGGCTGCTCTTCGGCGCCGGCGGCGGGCTGGCGAGCACCGCGCGCGCCGGGTCCGAGCGGCGCGGCGTCTCGATCGCGAGCCTCGCCGCGCTGCTGATCGCGATCGCGCTGCTGCGCGACGGCGTCGGCGCCAACGCCGGCTTCGGCCCGCTGATCTTCCTGCCCGTGCTGTGGGCGGCGCTGGAGCGCCGGCGCGGCGAGCTGCTGCTCGTGCTCGTCGGCGTCGCGTGCGTCTACTTCCTGCCGCTGCTGCTCTCCGGCGACCACTACCCGGTCAGCACCTGGCGCGGCGGCACGCTCATGTTGGTGGTCTCGGCCGCGGTCGGCTTTGCGATCATCGGCCTCGTCGACCACGTGCGGGAGGAGGGCTCGCGCTCGCTGGCGATCCTCGACGCGATGAGCGAGGGCTTCGCGCTCACCCGCGACGGCGAGATCGTCCAGGTCAACCCCGCGCTGTGCGCGATCACCGGCTTCCGCGCCGACGAGCTGCTGGGCCAGCGCCCGCCGTTCGCGTTCTGGCCGCCGGGGTCGCACGAGGCCAACGCCGCGACGCTGAAGCGGATCGTCGACGCCGGCGGCGGGGCGTTCGGCATCGAGCTCGTCCGTGCCGACGGCACCCTCTTCCCGGCCGAGATCTCCGCGATTCCGACCGACATCGGCGACGAGAGCCGCTGCTTCCTGAACACCGTCCGCGACGTCACCGAGCTGCGCCACCACGAGGCCGCGCAGCGCCGCCACGCCGAGCAGCTCGCCGCGATCACCGACGTGATCCGCGAGATCGGCCACTGCGACCCGCTGGAGGCGCGGCCGACGATCTGCCGCACGGCGCTGGCGCTGTGCGACGGCGCGCACGCCGTCAGCCTCTGGGAGCTCGAGGACCACGGCGCGCTGATCACGACCGCGACGCTGCCCGAGACCACGGCGCCCTACCGGGTCGAGGCGCACGCCCGCGACCACGGCGCGCACGTCGTGATGACGACCGGCCAGCCGCTGTTCGTGCCCGACGCGCGCGAGAGCCCGCACTGCGACCGACGGATCATCGAGCTGCTCGGCGCCGCGTCGGTCCTCTTCATGCCGATCGCCGACCGCACCGGCGTGCGCGGCGCGCTCGCGGTGTCCTGGCCGGCGGCGCGCGCCGAGGCGACCGACGGCGACCTGCTGCTGGTCGGCGTCCTGGCCGGCGAGGCCGCGATCGCGATGCAACGCGCCGACCTGCTCGGGCGCCTGGACGAGCTGACGCGCACCGACGAGCTGACGGGGCTGCCGAACCGGCGCGCGTGGGACGAGCTGCTGACGCACGAGCTCGCGCTGACCGAGCGCCACGGCGGCGCGGTGTCGGTCGCGATGCTCGACCTCGACTTCTTCAAGCGCTACAACGACGAGCACGGCCACCTCGCCGGCGACCGGCTGCTGCGCGCGGCCGCCGCGGCCTGGCAGTCGATGCTGCGCACGACCGACATCCTGGCCCGCTGGGGCGGCGAGGAGTTCGCGCTGATGCTGCCCGGCTGCGACGGCGCGGGCGCCGCGGCGCTGATCGAGCGCCTGCGCGGGACGCTGCCCGACGGCGTGACGTTCTCGGCCGGCGTCGCGACCTCGGACGGCCGGACGGCGCCGCGCGCGCTCGTCGACGCCGCCGACCAGGCGCTGTACCTGGCCAAGGCCGGCGGACGCGACCGCGTGGTCGTCGGCTAG
- a CDS encoding M28 family metallopeptidase: protein MGPTFPVRRVVVLVALQLAALAGLALWWLSSDHGHHRLARVAAPTTPAATTHRFDAQRALRTVRLQLAAGQRPAGSPQLRAVAEQLRWRLPDAHFEDVPGHPGLRNVVGALPGTAPAIVVAAHYDTEYHPKGFVGANDAAAAVGSVVEIARDLQRLHRPATAPAIRFVLFDGEEEPFATNDFYDDALRGSKAYANAHASDTKAMLLLDYMGNRGVQLPREGTSNAHLWRRVRAAARRVGVARVFPATVETSIIDDHSPFLRAGVPAVDFIDWSYPVKDTNADTYDQLSASAIDAVGETVVELLRTWPAGQIG, encoded by the coding sequence GTGGGTCCCACGTTCCCCGTCCGCCGCGTGGTGGTCCTCGTCGCCCTCCAGCTCGCCGCCCTCGCCGGCCTCGCGCTGTGGTGGCTGTCGAGCGACCACGGCCACCATCGCCTCGCGCGCGTCGCCGCGCCCACGACGCCGGCCGCGACCACGCACCGCTTCGACGCCCAGCGCGCCCTACGCACCGTCCGCCTGCAGCTCGCCGCCGGCCAGCGCCCCGCCGGCTCGCCACAGCTGCGCGCCGTCGCCGAGCAGCTGCGCTGGCGTCTGCCCGACGCGCACTTCGAGGACGTGCCGGGCCATCCCGGCCTGCGCAACGTCGTCGGGGCGCTGCCCGGCACCGCGCCCGCGATCGTCGTCGCGGCCCACTACGACACCGAGTACCACCCGAAGGGCTTCGTCGGCGCCAACGACGCGGCGGCGGCCGTCGGCAGCGTCGTCGAGATCGCGCGCGACCTCCAGCGCCTGCACCGGCCCGCGACCGCGCCGGCGATCCGGTTCGTGCTCTTCGACGGCGAAGAGGAGCCGTTTGCGACCAACGACTTCTACGACGACGCCCTGCGCGGATCCAAGGCCTACGCCAACGCCCACGCGAGCGACACCAAGGCCATGCTCCTGCTCGACTACATGGGCAACCGCGGCGTGCAGCTGCCGCGCGAAGGCACCTCGAACGCGCACCTGTGGCGGCGGGTCCGCGCCGCCGCGCGCCGCGTCGGCGTCGCCCGCGTCTTCCCCGCCACGGTCGAGACGTCGATCATCGACGACCACTCGCCGTTCCTGCGGGCGGGCGTGCCGGCCGTCGACTTCATCGACTGGTCCTATCCGGTGAAGGACACCAACGCCGACACCTACGACCAGCTGTCGGCGTCGGCGATCGACGCGGTGGGGGAGACGGTGGTCGAGCTGCTGCGCACGTGGCCCGCGGGCCAGATCGGCTAG
- a CDS encoding winged helix-turn-helix domain-containing protein yields MAEPIDEAVLAALAQPIRMALLVALEQEGESTPEALAPLLDVTEGQVHQHVATLHELGLVVDGATPRHLRVARPGWATVAAQIRHLQRVHAALPPLERDD; encoded by the coding sequence ATGGCTGAGCCCATCGACGAGGCCGTGCTGGCGGCGCTCGCCCAGCCGATCCGGATGGCGCTGCTGGTCGCGCTGGAGCAGGAGGGCGAGAGCACCCCGGAGGCGCTGGCGCCGCTGCTCGACGTCACCGAGGGTCAGGTCCACCAGCACGTCGCGACGCTGCACGAGCTGGGCCTGGTCGTCGACGGCGCGACCCCGCGCCACCTCCGCGTCGCCCGGCCGGGGTGGGCGACGGTCGCCGCGCAGATCCGCCACCTCCAGCGCGTCCACGCCGCGCTGCCGCCGCTCGAGCGCGACGACTGA
- a CDS encoding winged helix-turn-helix domain-containing protein, whose translation MAPTKKQMEHRRATLRPHPVRDQIVDVMRSYGRPISPTQLSRITGGTLGSVAYHVRTLVAAGVVELADEGRVRGAVEHFYMLSLNEQEATLSDPVGTLLSLCGALTVPGPEGGYPRPVALDDRARRELRGVISQLQPEVRAIASASTARAAQG comes from the coding sequence ATGGCCCCGACCAAGAAGCAGATGGAGCACCGGCGCGCGACGCTGCGGCCGCACCCGGTGCGCGACCAGATCGTCGACGTGATGCGCAGCTACGGCAGGCCGATCAGCCCGACGCAGCTCTCGCGGATCACCGGCGGAACGCTGGGCTCCGTCGCCTACCACGTGCGGACGCTCGTGGCCGCGGGCGTCGTCGAGCTCGCCGACGAAGGGCGCGTGCGCGGCGCGGTGGAGCACTTCTACATGCTGTCGCTCAACGAGCAGGAGGCGACGCTCAGCGATCCCGTGGGCACGCTGCTGAGCCTGTGCGGAGCCCTGACCGTGCCCGGCCCCGAGGGCGGCTACCCGCGCCCTGTCGCGCTCGACGACCGCGCGCGCCGCGAGCTGCGCGGCGTCATCTCCCAGCTTCAGCCCGAAGTGCGCGCGATCGCTTCCGCGTCGACCGCGCGCGCCGCGCAGGGCTGA
- a CDS encoding TIGR03620 family F420-dependent LLM class oxidoreductase — protein MADTVWADGAQTREQLGRVGVWLGPIGRASWPEARAAARRIEALGYGALWISETPSAREPFAHAALLLGATERMTIATGIASIWSRDALAARNGALGLAEAYPGRFTLGLGVSHAPAVQLRGQDYNKPLTAMRTYLDGFDAAPYSGAQPSVPVPVVLAALRPKMLELSRDRTAGAHPYFVPVEHTAIARERLGPDPVLAPEVAVVLESDPVAARERARRYMAMYLQLPNYTNNLRDLGWSDDDVADGGSDALVDAIIGWGDVDRVAAFVQAHLDAGADHVCVQPVGTSTTGAVAELEALAPALLG, from the coding sequence ATGGCGGACACGGTGTGGGCGGACGGCGCGCAGACGCGCGAGCAGCTCGGGCGCGTCGGCGTGTGGCTCGGCCCGATCGGTCGCGCGTCCTGGCCCGAGGCGCGGGCCGCCGCCCGACGCATCGAGGCGCTCGGATACGGCGCGCTGTGGATCAGCGAGACGCCGAGCGCGCGCGAGCCCTTCGCCCATGCGGCGCTGCTGCTGGGCGCGACCGAGCGGATGACGATCGCCACGGGCATCGCGAGCATCTGGTCGCGCGACGCGCTCGCCGCGCGCAACGGCGCGCTCGGCCTGGCCGAGGCGTACCCGGGGCGCTTCACCCTCGGCCTCGGCGTATCGCACGCGCCCGCCGTCCAGCTGCGAGGCCAGGACTACAACAAGCCGCTGACCGCGATGCGCACCTACCTCGACGGCTTCGACGCCGCGCCCTACAGCGGCGCGCAGCCCTCCGTGCCGGTCCCGGTCGTCCTGGCCGCGCTGCGCCCGAAGATGCTCGAGCTGTCGCGCGACCGCACCGCGGGCGCGCACCCCTACTTCGTGCCGGTCGAGCACACCGCCATCGCGCGCGAGCGGCTGGGGCCCGATCCGGTGCTGGCGCCGGAGGTCGCGGTGGTGCTGGAGAGCGACCCGGTCGCCGCGCGAGAGCGGGCGCGCCGGTACATGGCGATGTACCTCCAGCTGCCCAACTACACCAACAACCTGCGGGACCTCGGCTGGTCCGACGACGACGTCGCCGACGGTGGGAGCGACGCGCTGGTCGACGCGATCATCGGCTGGGGCGACGTCGACCGCGTCGCGGCGTTCGTCCAGGCTCACCTCGACGCGGGCGCCGACCACGTCTGCGTGCAGCCGGTGGGCACATCGACCACAGGCGCGGTGGCCGAGCTCGAGGCGCTCGCCCCGGCGCTGCTGGGCTAG
- a CDS encoding CbtA family protein has translation MVRPLLIRGMLVGVLAGLLAFAFAYAFGEPQVQHAIDFEDHLAALRHEPAAPEVVSRGVQRTLGLLTGTLATGVALGGLLGLTFAYAYGRLGAVRARATAALLAAGAFAVVTLIPSTKYPANPPTVGSPDTIDRRTVLFFAMIAISLLTLIAAARIDRQLRPRVGAWNAAILAGAALIAVVAAAELILPAVHETPAGFPADVLYRFRLASLGINATLWLTLGLGFGAAAERLLEPAARRRARAPAGATVAP, from the coding sequence ATGGTTCGTCCACTCCTGATCCGGGGGATGCTCGTCGGCGTCCTCGCCGGGCTGCTCGCCTTCGCGTTCGCCTACGCCTTCGGTGAGCCGCAGGTCCAGCACGCCATCGACTTCGAGGACCACCTCGCGGCGCTGCGCCACGAGCCGGCGGCGCCCGAGGTCGTCTCCCGCGGCGTCCAGCGCACGCTCGGGCTGCTGACCGGGACCCTCGCGACCGGCGTCGCGCTCGGCGGCCTGCTCGGCCTCACGTTCGCCTACGCCTACGGCCGCCTCGGCGCGGTCCGGGCGCGGGCGACCGCCGCGCTCCTCGCCGCCGGCGCGTTCGCGGTGGTCACGCTGATCCCGTCCACGAAGTACCCCGCCAACCCGCCGACCGTCGGCAGCCCGGACACGATCGACCGGCGCACGGTGCTGTTCTTCGCGATGATCGCGATCTCGCTGCTGACGCTGATCGCGGCCGCGCGCATCGACCGGCAGCTCCGCCCGCGCGTCGGCGCGTGGAACGCCGCGATCCTCGCGGGCGCCGCGCTGATCGCCGTCGTCGCGGCCGCCGAGCTCATCCTCCCGGCCGTGCACGAGACGCCCGCCGGCTTCCCGGCCGACGTCCTCTACCGGTTCCGCCTCGCGTCGCTCGGGATCAACGCGACGCTCTGGCTCACGCTCGGCCTCGGGTTCGGCGCCGCGGCCGAGCGGCTCCTGGAGCCCGCGGCCCGGCGTCGCGCTCGCGCGCCCGCGGGCGCTACCGTCGCCCCATGA
- a CDS encoding CbtB domain-containing protein translates to MSEVALERHAGAATAPVPVASPRELLPYALFGGLVLMIIIYFVGAEEGAVSMISGTDVHEFVHDARHLLGFPCH, encoded by the coding sequence ATGTCCGAAGTCGCTCTCGAGCGCCATGCCGGCGCCGCAACCGCGCCAGTTCCGGTCGCCTCGCCGCGCGAGCTGCTGCCCTACGCGCTGTTCGGCGGGCTCGTGCTCATGATCATCATCTACTTCGTCGGGGCCGAAGAGGGCGCGGTGTCCATGATCTCGGGGACCGACGTCCACGAGTTCGTGCACGACGCGCGCCACCTGCTCGGCTTCCCCTGCCACTAG
- a CDS encoding cobalamin B12-binding domain-containing protein: MVAEHDDEDRAQLLRLAADLQRAYADAVLAGDPRMAETVIREAIEAGLGEADIDDQVIAPALRLVGDLWADGELSIAEEHAATAISLRVISLQREAFRAARQRASQRVLLAGAQGEQHVVGLQMAASLVLSSGYDVRLLGPDLPVGEVGKAIDKHDPAVIGFTTASSASALNLPPAFAAIRDRDPDVGLVVGGRGVDESWAATWDVVVCHHVADATTQIDALVQRARRN; this comes from the coding sequence GTGGTCGCCGAGCACGACGACGAGGATCGGGCGCAGCTGCTGAGGCTGGCGGCGGACCTGCAGCGGGCGTATGCCGACGCGGTGCTCGCGGGCGATCCGCGGATGGCGGAGACGGTCATCCGCGAGGCGATCGAGGCCGGGCTCGGCGAGGCCGACATCGACGACCAGGTCATCGCGCCCGCGTTGCGGCTGGTGGGCGACCTGTGGGCCGACGGCGAGCTGTCGATCGCCGAGGAGCACGCGGCGACGGCGATCTCGCTGCGCGTGATCTCGCTGCAGCGCGAGGCGTTCCGCGCCGCCCGGCAGCGCGCGTCGCAGCGGGTCCTGCTCGCCGGCGCCCAGGGCGAGCAGCACGTCGTCGGGCTCCAGATGGCGGCGAGCCTCGTCCTGTCCTCCGGCTACGACGTCCGGCTGCTCGGCCCCGACCTGCCGGTCGGCGAGGTCGGCAAGGCCATCGACAAGCACGACCCGGCGGTGATCGGCTTCACCACGGCGTCGTCGGCGTCGGCGCTCAACCTCCCGCCCGCCTTCGCGGCGATCCGCGACCGCGATCCCGACGTCGGGCTCGTCGTCGGCGGGCGCGGCGTCGACGAGTCCTGGGCCGCGACCTGGGACGTCGTCGTCTGCCACCACGTCGCCGACGCGACCACCCAGATCGACGCGCTCGTGCAGCGCGCGCGGCGGAACTGA
- a CDS encoding FAD-dependent oxidoreductase, with translation MTENAPDSAATDAPRVVIVGAGPSGFYAADQLINAGFEVDLLDALPTPFGLVRAGVAPDHPKIKAVTRVYEKTAKKDGFRFFGGVVLGRDVTRAELLERYHVVLYALGTSDDNRLGIPGEDRPGVHGATQFVGWYNGHPDAADHAYDLTTERAVVIGNGNVAIDVARMLVLHPDELTPTDTADHAIEVLAESQVKEVVLLGRRGPAQAAFTNPELRELADLQRAGVDVDVGDLELDAHSARWLEEEADITARKNVEILRDYAAAGPKDASHKIVLRFLRSPVEILGEGEHGPVTGVRVVRNEIQPTEGGGLRAVATGDEEVIEAGLVLRSIGYRGKPVDDVPFDERRGLIRNTGGRVCAESGDAHHGEYVVGWIKRGPSGVIGTNKKDAADTVARILEDRDAGTLNAPTAPDPDDIAAFYAERAPDSVTWAGWEAIDAHEKTSGEPHGRPRIKLVRLADLIERSRATSNH, from the coding sequence ATGACCGAGAACGCACCTGACTCCGCTGCCACCGATGCGCCCCGGGTGGTGATCGTCGGTGCTGGGCCGTCAGGCTTCTACGCCGCCGACCAGCTGATCAACGCCGGCTTCGAGGTCGATCTGCTGGACGCGCTGCCGACGCCCTTCGGGCTCGTGCGCGCGGGCGTCGCGCCGGACCATCCGAAGATCAAGGCCGTCACGCGCGTGTACGAGAAGACGGCGAAGAAGGACGGCTTCCGGTTCTTCGGCGGCGTCGTCCTCGGTCGCGACGTCACGCGCGCCGAGCTGCTGGAGCGCTACCACGTCGTGTTGTACGCGTTGGGGACCAGCGACGACAACCGTCTCGGGATCCCCGGCGAGGACCGGCCGGGCGTGCACGGGGCGACGCAGTTCGTCGGCTGGTACAACGGCCACCCCGACGCCGCCGATCACGCGTACGACCTCACCACCGAGCGCGCGGTCGTCATCGGCAACGGCAACGTGGCGATCGACGTCGCGCGCATGCTGGTGCTGCATCCCGACGAGCTGACGCCGACCGACACCGCCGACCACGCGATCGAGGTGCTCGCCGAGTCGCAGGTCAAGGAGGTCGTCCTGCTCGGCCGACGCGGCCCGGCGCAGGCGGCGTTCACCAACCCCGAGCTGCGCGAGCTGGCCGACCTGCAGCGCGCGGGCGTCGACGTCGACGTCGGCGACCTCGAGCTCGACGCGCACTCCGCCCGGTGGCTGGAGGAGGAGGCCGACATCACCGCGCGCAAGAACGTCGAGATCCTGCGCGACTACGCGGCCGCCGGCCCCAAGGACGCCTCGCACAAGATCGTCCTGCGCTTCCTGCGCTCCCCAGTCGAGATCCTCGGCGAGGGCGAGCACGGCCCGGTCACCGGCGTGCGCGTCGTCCGCAACGAGATCCAGCCGACCGAGGGCGGCGGCCTGCGCGCCGTCGCGACCGGCGACGAGGAGGTCATCGAGGCCGGCCTGGTCCTGCGCTCGATCGGCTACCGCGGCAAGCCCGTCGACGACGTCCCGTTCGACGAGCGCCGCGGCCTGATCCGCAACACCGGCGGCCGCGTGTGCGCCGAGTCGGGCGACGCGCACCACGGCGAGTACGTCGTCGGCTGGATCAAGCGCGGCCCGTCCGGGGTCATCGGCACCAACAAGAAGGACGCCGCCGACACCGTCGCGCGGATCCTCGAGGACCGCGACGCCGGGACGCTGAACGCGCCGACCGCGCCCGACCCCGACGACATCGCCGCCTTCTACGCCGAGCGGGCGCCGGACTCGGTCACCTGGGCCGGCTGGGAAGCGATCGACGCCCACGAGAAGACCTCCGGCGAGCCCCACGGCCGCCCTCGCATCAAGTTGGTGCGGTTGGCCGACCTCATCGAGCGCTCGCGGGCGACGAGCAACCACTAG
- a CDS encoding ABC transporter permease, protein MSTQAATAGPGATPAPTRPASTRATFASDTWVIARRGLLHMRRQPEALSDATIQPVMFVLLFAYVFGGAISVPGGGSYKEFLMGGIFAQTIVFGCFGVALALSNDRNNGAIDRFHSLPIPRSSVLAGHAVANLIRAFLPIAFMTVTGLVVGWRIHSGVLDILGAYGLMVVFSFAMIWVGVLLGSLVPTPEGVQGVAFVVIFPVTFIASTFVPTSTLPGVLKTIAEWNPTSSLANALRHLFQNPGGTAPPDAVWPLAHPVAYTLLWAVGIVVVCAPLAVRSYQRSIKS, encoded by the coding sequence ATGAGCACCCAGGCCGCCACCGCCGGTCCCGGCGCGACGCCCGCGCCCACGCGGCCCGCGTCGACGCGCGCGACGTTCGCGTCCGACACGTGGGTGATCGCCCGCCGCGGGCTGCTGCACATGCGCCGCCAGCCGGAGGCGCTGTCGGACGCGACGATCCAGCCGGTCATGTTCGTGCTGCTGTTCGCCTACGTCTTCGGCGGCGCGATCAGCGTGCCGGGCGGCGGGAGCTACAAGGAGTTCCTGATGGGCGGGATCTTCGCCCAGACGATCGTGTTCGGCTGCTTCGGCGTGGCGCTCGCGCTGTCCAACGACCGCAACAACGGGGCGATCGACCGCTTCCACTCGCTGCCGATCCCGCGCTCGAGCGTGCTCGCCGGCCACGCGGTCGCCAACCTCATCCGCGCGTTCCTGCCGATCGCGTTCATGACCGTGACCGGGTTGGTCGTCGGCTGGCGGATCCACTCCGGCGTGCTGGACATCCTGGGCGCCTACGGCCTGATGGTCGTGTTCTCCTTCGCGATGATCTGGGTCGGCGTGTTGTTGGGGTCCTTGGTCCCGACGCCGGAGGGCGTGCAGGGCGTGGCGTTCGTCGTGATCTTCCCGGTGACGTTCATCGCCTCGACGTTCGTGCCGACGAGCACGCTGCCGGGCGTGCTGAAGACGATCGCCGAGTGGAACCCGACGTCGTCGCTGGCCAACGCGCTGCGCCACCTGTTCCAGAACCCGGGCGGCACCGCGCCGCCGGACGCGGTGTGGCCCCTCGCGCACCCCGTCGCCTACACGTTGCTGTGGGCCGTCGGGATCGTCGTCGTCTGCGCGCCGCTGGCCGTGCGCTCCTACCAGCGCTCCATCAAGTCCTAG
- a CDS encoding ATP-binding cassette domain-containing protein yields MTPLPNAIEASGLVKRYGAKRALDGVDLSVARGAVCALLGPNGAGKTTAVRVLTTLTQPDEGRAFVAGHDVVADPVAARRVLGLAAQDATVDQLLTGHENLTMIGELHHLGRKRAQARATVLLEQFSLSDAGDKLAKEYSGGMRRRLDLAATLVAAPEVLFLDEPTTGLDPRARNELWDVLDGLVSGGATILLTTQYLEEADRLADDIVVVDHGRVIARGDARSLKRQVGGDQLRVVVAARDDLDVVAQIVERIAGVAPAVDEGARSVVAPASGGVAAIGALADALADADVAVEDLGLAQPTLDDVFLTLTGSPPEQDAGEVADVPLATISEEHR; encoded by the coding sequence GTGACCCCTCTCCCCAATGCGATCGAGGCCTCTGGCCTGGTGAAGCGCTATGGCGCGAAGCGCGCGCTCGACGGCGTCGACCTCTCGGTCGCGCGCGGTGCCGTATGCGCCCTGCTCGGTCCCAACGGCGCCGGCAAGACCACGGCGGTCCGCGTGCTCACGACGCTCACGCAGCCCGACGAGGGCCGCGCGTTCGTCGCCGGCCACGACGTCGTCGCCGATCCGGTGGCGGCGCGCCGCGTGCTCGGCCTCGCGGCGCAGGACGCGACCGTCGACCAGCTGCTGACCGGCCACGAGAACCTGACGATGATCGGCGAGCTGCACCACCTCGGCCGCAAGCGCGCGCAGGCGCGCGCGACCGTGCTGCTGGAGCAGTTCTCGCTGAGCGACGCCGGCGACAAGCTGGCCAAGGAGTACTCGGGCGGCATGCGGCGCCGGCTGGACCTGGCCGCGACGCTCGTCGCCGCGCCCGAGGTGCTGTTCCTCGACGAGCCGACGACGGGGCTGGACCCGCGGGCGCGCAACGAGCTGTGGGACGTGCTCGACGGGCTCGTCTCGGGCGGCGCGACGATCCTGCTGACGACGCAGTACCTCGAAGAGGCCGACCGGCTGGCCGACGACATCGTGGTGGTCGACCACGGGCGCGTGATCGCGCGCGGCGACGCGCGGTCGCTCAAGCGCCAGGTCGGCGGCGACCAGCTGCGCGTCGTCGTCGCGGCGCGCGACGACCTGGACGTGGTCGCGCAGATCGTGGAGCGCATCGCCGGCGTCGCGCCGGCGGTGGACGAGGGCGCGCGGTCGGTCGTCGCGCCGGCCTCCGGCGGCGTGGCCGCGATCGGCGCGCTGGCCGACGCGCTCGCCGACGCCGACGTCGCCGTCGAGGACCTGGGGCTCGCGCAGCCCACGCTGGACGACGTCTTCCTGACGTTGACCGGCTCACCGCCCGAGCAGGACGCCGGCGAGGTCGCCGACGTCCCGCTGGCCACGATCTCCGAGGAGCACCGATGA
- a CDS encoding TetR/AcrR family transcriptional regulator, whose product MATTRPPSTAGVPPAGLRAWKKERTRSTISDVATRLFMRDGFEAVTVAQIAAAAEVSVKTVFNYFPSKEDLFFDRADDVIGALADAVVDRPPGTTVIGALHAVLADRRVPFDLDGWRALRDPEGYERFRRFLETEAASPALRTRRLAIGELWTIRLTQLVAHQLRLGPGDPRAAAMASMIAAAMALRARTVTAAMLERLSARTVERRVRSVVDESFTRIAHAYEDIDVPRAIPRDHG is encoded by the coding sequence ATGGCAACCACGCGGCCGCCGTCGACCGCCGGCGTCCCGCCCGCAGGACTGCGGGCCTGGAAGAAGGAGCGCACGCGCTCGACGATCTCGGACGTCGCGACCAGGCTCTTCATGCGCGACGGCTTCGAGGCGGTGACCGTCGCCCAGATCGCCGCGGCCGCCGAGGTCTCGGTCAAGACGGTGTTCAACTACTTCCCGTCGAAGGAGGACCTCTTCTTCGACCGCGCCGACGACGTCATCGGCGCGCTGGCCGACGCGGTGGTCGACCGCCCGCCCGGCACGACGGTCATCGGCGCGCTGCACGCCGTCCTGGCCGACCGCCGCGTCCCGTTCGACCTCGACGGCTGGCGCGCGCTGCGCGACCCCGAGGGCTACGAGCGGTTCCGGCGCTTCCTGGAGACCGAGGCGGCCTCCCCCGCGCTGCGCACGCGCCGCCTCGCGATCGGCGAGCTGTGGACGATCCGGCTCACCCAGCTCGTCGCCCATCAGCTGCGGCTCGGCCCCGGCGACCCGCGCGCGGCGGCGATGGCGAGCATGATCGCCGCCGCGATGGCGCTCCGCGCCCGGACGGTCACCGCCGCGATGCTCGAGCGCCTCAGCGCCCGCACGGTCGAGCGCCGCGTGCGCTCCGTGGTCGACGAGTCCTTCACGCGCATCGCGCACGCGTACGAGGACATCGACGTCCCGCGCGCTATACCCAGGGACCATGGCTGA